A window of the Bufo gargarizans isolate SCDJY-AF-19 chromosome 1, ASM1485885v1, whole genome shotgun sequence genome harbors these coding sequences:
- the NFIL3 gene encoding nuclear factor interleukin-3-regulated protein, translated as MQLRKMPTIKKEECADTRNSMENILVLNPSVPDMSESMDSSNDMLYNEGSVSKNKSSSCRRKREFIPDEKKDAMYWEKRRKNNEAAKRSREKRRLNDMVLENKLIALGEENSNLKTELLSLKLKFGLISSASYAQEIQKVTTATAVYFQEYAAAKSNAAISFSGEHEHPLMGSSCISVIKHSPQSSISDVSEVSSGELVHPTPTQNTCLNFQRVKQEPLEIENFAREPREENPSYASSIYRNYIGSTFPGYSHSPPLLQINSSSSNSPRTSEADEGVVGKTSDGEDEQQVPKGPIHSPVELKTGHTTVIKVPEVNSSALPHKLRIKSKAMQVKMETLENEFDATQKLPLPIDMSSKRHFPLEKHSSEPLVHSSLSPLSVQVTNIPDWPIQSGQWHHKELDKIPNLCKSSVIAGMSDNVYKASEPENLYLKRGIANLSADVATLKRLIVAQEICTSDSS; from the coding sequence ATGCAGCTAAGGAAAATGCCTACCATTAAAAAAGAGGAATGTGCTGATACAAGAAATAGTATGGAGAACATCCTTGTGCTTAATCCTAGTGTGCCCGACATGTCTGAATCAATGGACTCCAGTAATGACATGTTGTATAATGAAGGGTCGGtttcaaaaaacaagtcctcctcCTGTCGCAGGAAAAGGGAATTTATACCTGATGAAAAGAAAGATGCCATGTACTgggaaaaaagaaggaaaaacaaTGAGGCCGCAAAGCGATCGCGTGAAAAACGTAGACTAAATGATATGGTTCTAGAAAATAAACTGATTGCATTAGGGGAGGAAAATTCTAATCTGAAAACAGAACTGCTCTCCCTAAAACTTAAATTTGGATTGATAAGTTCTGCTTCCTATGCCCAAGAGATACAAAAAGTTACCACTGCCACAGCTGTGTATTTTCAGGAATATGCGGCTGCTAAATCAAATGCTGCGATATCTTTCTCAGGAGAACATGAACATCCTTTAATGGGCAGTAGCTGTATCTCTGTAATCAAGCACTCCCCTCAGAGCTCTATCTCTGACGTATCTGAGGTATCATCTGGAGAACTTGTCCATCCAACCCCTACCCAAAACACCTGCTTGAACTTTCAAAGGGTAAAGCAGGAACCCCTGGAAATCGAGAACTTTGCTCGGGAACCTAGAGAAGAAAATCCCTCCTATGCATCATCTATCTATCGGAACTATATTGGAAGTACATTTCCTGGGTACTCACATTCTCCCCCACTTTTGCAAATTAACAGTTCCTCCAGCAACTCACCGAGAACATCGGAGGCTGATGAGGGAGTGGTGGGAAAGACTTCTGATGGGGAGGATGAACAACAAGTTCCTAAGGGTCCTATCCATTCCCCTGTTGAACTGAAAACTGGTCATACAACAGTTATTAAAGTCCCAGAGGTGAACTCCTCTGCACTGCCTCATAAACTGCGAATTAAGTCAAAAGCAATGCAGGTAAAAATGGAAACACTGGAGAACGAGTTTGATGCCACACAAAAACTCCCACTGCCAATTGACATGTCCTCAAAAAGGCACTTTCCTCTGGAAAAACATAGTAGTGAACCTCTGGTACATTCTTCGTTGTCCCCCTTGTCAGTTCAAGTGACTAATATCCCAGACTGGCCTATACAATCAGGACAATGGCATCATAAGGAACTTGATAAAATCCCAAACCTTTGCAAATCATCTGTAATTGCCGGAATGTCAGACAATGTCTACAAAGCTTCTGAGCCAGAGAACTTGTATTTAAAACGAGGTATCGCAAATTTATCTGCTGATGTGGCCACACTTAAGAGACTTATAGTAGCTCAAGAAATCTGCACTTCAGATTCCAGCTAA